From the Pseudarthrobacter sp. MM222 genome, one window contains:
- a CDS encoding TIGR03086 family metal-binding protein, whose amino-acid sequence MTFDKTIHLPVGADEAFALITEPERLRRWQTVAARVDLRIGGEYRWTVTPGHHAAGTFQEIEPGKRIVFTWGWESGMDLAPGASTVTITLEPDAGGTTLHLVHDGLTAEQAAAHAEGWNHYLGRLVAETSSPAGAGPDEWSAAPDSIDHLSSAEASLAVLLGVLRKLTPADREKATPCEDFTAHELLEHLAGSLKQIGGALGADVTDDAGAGPEVRIAGLAQATLEAFTRRGVEGTIDMGFAELPATVVAGIINLELLVHAWDFAKATGQELVVSDVVTDHVAALARLTISEQVRASGSFAPEFTVAETAGSLERLIAFTGRSVAA is encoded by the coding sequence ATGACGTTCGATAAGACCATTCACCTGCCCGTCGGCGCCGACGAGGCCTTTGCACTCATCACAGAGCCGGAGCGTCTTCGCCGCTGGCAGACGGTGGCCGCACGCGTGGACCTCCGCATCGGCGGCGAATACCGCTGGACCGTCACCCCGGGCCATCACGCGGCCGGCACGTTCCAGGAGATCGAGCCGGGCAAGCGCATCGTCTTCACTTGGGGCTGGGAATCGGGAATGGACCTGGCGCCCGGCGCCTCCACCGTGACCATCACGCTGGAGCCCGACGCCGGAGGCACCACGCTCCACCTGGTCCACGATGGCCTCACCGCCGAACAGGCCGCAGCACACGCCGAGGGCTGGAACCACTACCTGGGCCGCCTCGTCGCGGAAACGTCCTCCCCGGCCGGCGCCGGCCCCGACGAGTGGTCAGCGGCGCCGGACTCGATCGATCACCTCAGCTCTGCAGAGGCATCACTCGCCGTGCTTCTGGGCGTGCTTCGAAAGCTCACTCCGGCAGACCGGGAGAAGGCCACTCCTTGCGAAGACTTCACGGCGCACGAGTTGCTGGAACACCTGGCTGGTTCGCTGAAGCAGATCGGTGGTGCACTGGGCGCGGACGTGACAGACGACGCCGGGGCAGGCCCGGAAGTTCGCATCGCGGGTCTCGCGCAGGCCACCCTGGAGGCGTTCACCCGCCGCGGCGTCGAAGGCACCATCGACATGGGCTTCGCGGAACTGCCGGCCACGGTCGTCGCCGGCATCATTAACCTGGAGCTGCTCGTGCACGCCTGGGACTTTGCGAAGGCCACCGGCCAGGAACTCGTCGTTTCCGACGTCGTCACCGACCACGTTGCGGCCCTTGCCCGGCTGACCATCTCCGAGCAGGTCCGTGCAAGCGGCAGCTTCGCCCCTGAGTTCACGGTCGCCGAAACGGCCGGCAGCCTTGAGCGCCTGATCGCGTTCACCGGCCGAAGCGTCGCCGCCTAG
- a CDS encoding YciI family protein: MSKFVFIYHAPMTPAEAAPPAPEDMAAVMEQWNAWAGKVGSGLIDFGSPLANGVRVSSGGATAASQREVAGYSIIEVENLEAAVELAKQHPHLNMPGGCEIEVHEAQQIPGM; this comes from the coding sequence ATGTCCAAGTTCGTCTTCATCTACCACGCCCCGATGACCCCCGCCGAGGCGGCGCCGCCCGCGCCGGAGGACATGGCAGCTGTCATGGAGCAGTGGAACGCCTGGGCCGGGAAGGTCGGCAGCGGCCTGATCGATTTCGGCAGCCCGCTGGCCAACGGTGTCCGCGTTTCTTCCGGCGGAGCCACCGCCGCGAGCCAGCGTGAGGTCGCCGGCTACAGCATCATCGAGGTCGAAAATCTCGAGGCCGCCGTGGAACTCGCCAAGCAGCACCCGCACCTGAACATGCCGGGCGGCTGCGAGATCGAGGTTCACGAGGCCCAGCAAATCCCCGGGATGTAG
- a CDS encoding excinuclease ABC subunit UvrA has product MTTTTTTDDTQSPATHVADSHDLIRVQGARENNLKDISIEIPKRRLTVFTGVSGSGKSSLVFATIAAESQRMINETYSAFVQGFMPNLARPDVDHLEGLTTAIIVDQERMGANPRSTVGTATDANAMLRILFSRLGKPYVGPPTAFSFNIPTRKASGVMSTEKSGRVEKSVVQNAVYLGGMCPRCEGMGAVSDFDLTALYDDTKSLGEGALTIPGYSMDGWYGRIFSGAGFNMDKPIAKYTKKEMHDLLYKEPTKIKVEGINLTYEGLIPKIQKSMLSKDVDAMQPHIRAFVERAITFQSCPECNGTRLSPEARSSKIQGKNIADLCEMQISDLAGWIRALDEPSVAPLLKGLRHLLESFAEIGLGYLSLDRPAGTLSGGEAQRTKMIRHLGSSLTDVTYVFDEPTIGLHPHDIERMNTLLLQLRDKGNTVLVVEHKPETITIADHVVDLGPGAGTKGGSVCFEGSVEELRGSDTITGRHLDDRATVKNSVRTPSGALEVRGASTHNLQDVDVDVPLGVLCVVTGVAGSGKSSLIQGSVATRDGVVVIDQGAIKGSRRSNPATYTGLLEPIRKAFAKANGVKPALFSSNSEGACPTCNGAGVIFTELGVMATVESTCEDCEGRRFQASVLEYTLGGRNISEVLAMSMTEAEGFFSEGEARTPAAHKILDRLVDVGLGYLTLGQPLTTLSGGERQRVKLATQMAEKGDVYVLDEPTTGLHLADVENLLGLLDRLVDSGKSVIVIEHHQAVMAHADWIIDLGPGAGHDGGRIVFEGTPAELVSARSTLTGEHLAAYVGA; this is encoded by the coding sequence ATGACTACGACCACGACGACGGACGACACGCAGTCGCCCGCGACGCATGTTGCCGACAGCCACGATCTGATCCGTGTGCAGGGCGCGCGAGAGAACAACCTCAAGGACATCAGCATCGAGATTCCGAAGCGCCGCCTGACGGTGTTCACGGGAGTGTCCGGCTCAGGCAAGAGCTCGCTGGTGTTCGCCACCATCGCCGCCGAATCGCAGCGGATGATCAACGAGACCTACAGCGCCTTTGTGCAGGGCTTCATGCCTAACCTGGCGCGGCCCGACGTCGACCACCTGGAGGGACTGACGACGGCGATCATCGTCGACCAGGAGCGGATGGGCGCGAACCCGCGCTCCACGGTCGGCACTGCCACCGACGCCAACGCGATGCTCCGGATCCTTTTCAGCCGGCTGGGAAAGCCGTACGTCGGCCCACCCACGGCCTTCTCCTTCAACATCCCGACCCGGAAAGCGAGCGGGGTGATGAGCACGGAGAAGAGCGGCAGGGTGGAGAAAAGCGTTGTCCAAAACGCCGTCTACTTGGGCGGCATGTGTCCGCGCTGCGAGGGCATGGGCGCGGTCTCCGACTTCGACCTCACTGCGCTGTACGACGACACGAAGTCACTGGGCGAGGGTGCCCTGACGATCCCCGGCTACAGCATGGACGGCTGGTACGGCCGCATCTTCAGCGGCGCGGGCTTCAACATGGACAAGCCGATCGCTAAGTACACCAAGAAGGAGATGCACGACCTCCTCTACAAGGAACCGACCAAAATCAAGGTCGAGGGCATCAACCTCACGTATGAGGGCCTGATCCCGAAGATCCAAAAATCGATGCTCTCCAAGGATGTCGACGCGATGCAGCCCCACATCCGGGCGTTCGTGGAGCGCGCCATCACGTTCCAGTCCTGCCCGGAGTGCAACGGCACGCGGCTCAGCCCGGAAGCCAGGTCCTCGAAGATCCAGGGCAAGAACATCGCCGACCTGTGCGAGATGCAGATCAGCGACCTGGCCGGGTGGATCCGCGCGCTCGACGAGCCGTCGGTCGCGCCGCTCCTGAAAGGCTTGCGGCACCTGCTCGAATCGTTCGCGGAAATCGGGCTGGGTTACCTCTCGCTGGACCGGCCGGCGGGCACACTGTCCGGCGGAGAGGCCCAGCGCACCAAGATGATCCGCCACCTCGGGTCATCCCTCACCGACGTCACGTATGTCTTTGACGAGCCCACGATCGGACTGCACCCCCACGACATCGAGCGGATGAACACGCTGCTGCTGCAGCTGCGGGACAAGGGCAACACCGTGCTCGTCGTGGAGCACAAACCGGAGACCATCACCATCGCCGACCACGTCGTCGATCTCGGTCCCGGCGCCGGAACCAAGGGCGGCAGCGTCTGCTTCGAGGGAAGCGTGGAAGAGCTGCGGGGCAGCGATACCATCACCGGACGCCACCTCGACGACCGGGCCACGGTCAAAAACTCGGTAAGGACGCCGTCGGGCGCGCTCGAGGTCCGAGGTGCCTCGACGCACAACCTTCAGGACGTCGACGTCGACGTTCCGCTCGGGGTGCTCTGCGTGGTCACCGGCGTTGCCGGCTCCGGGAAGAGCTCACTGATCCAGGGCTCGGTTGCCACCCGCGACGGCGTGGTGGTGATCGACCAGGGTGCCATCAAGGGCTCGCGCCGGAGCAACCCGGCGACGTACACCGGCCTGCTCGAGCCGATCCGCAAGGCGTTTGCGAAAGCCAACGGCGTCAAGCCGGCGCTTTTCAGCTCCAACTCCGAGGGCGCCTGCCCCACCTGCAACGGCGCTGGGGTTATCTTCACCGAACTGGGCGTCATGGCCACCGTCGAGTCCACCTGCGAGGACTGCGAGGGCCGGCGCTTCCAGGCCTCGGTGCTGGAGTACACGCTGGGCGGCCGCAACATCTCCGAGGTGCTGGCAATGTCGATGACGGAGGCCGAAGGCTTCTTCAGCGAAGGGGAGGCCCGCACGCCCGCGGCCCACAAGATCCTCGACCGGCTCGTCGACGTCGGACTTGGTTACCTCACCCTCGGCCAGCCGCTCACCACGCTGTCCGGCGGCGAGCGGCAGCGCGTCAAGCTGGCCACCCAGATGGCTGAGAAGGGTGACGTCTACGTCCTCGACGAACCGACCACGGGCCTCCACCTCGCCGACGTCGAGAACCTGTTGGGCCTGCTCGACCGGCTCGTGGACTCCGGCAAGTCGGTCATTGTGATCGAGCATCACCAGGCTGTCATGGCGCACGCGGACTGGATCATCGACCTCGGTCCGGGCGCCGGCCACGACGGCGGCCGGATCGTTTTCGAGGGCACGCCGGCCGAGCTGGTTTCCGCCCGGTCCACCCTCACCGGCGAGCACCTCGCCGCCTACGTCGGGGCCTGA
- a CDS encoding 2-hydroxyacid dehydrogenase, translated as MTRKISVSLPDPALRGYLKPHPDVTVLDWDFEGGAPQPKIDIVVPPYMGGTQVLRRLEDVETALVQSQSIGYDGVAESLPAGRVFANAAGVHETSTAELVLALVLASQREFPRIFRNQQEGVWETRSTASLADCRVLMVGYGGVGKAIERRLIPFETSVTRVASRARTDEGGAVHGIAELPGLLPNHDIVVVAVPFSDSTRHLIDDAFLAAMPDGALLVNVARGPVADTEALVRHAAAGRIRAALDVTDPEPLPRDHPLWKAPGVIITPHVGGASSAMRPRMGRLLQRQIELMLAGEPPANVVLGG; from the coding sequence ATGACCCGGAAGATCAGCGTCAGCCTGCCGGACCCCGCCCTTCGCGGGTACCTGAAACCGCACCCGGACGTCACGGTGCTTGACTGGGACTTCGAAGGTGGGGCGCCACAGCCGAAGATCGATATTGTCGTCCCGCCCTACATGGGCGGCACGCAGGTATTGCGCAGGCTCGAGGACGTCGAGACGGCGCTGGTGCAGAGCCAGTCGATCGGGTACGACGGCGTGGCGGAGTCCTTGCCGGCCGGACGGGTGTTCGCCAATGCCGCCGGCGTGCACGAGACCTCCACGGCGGAGCTCGTCCTGGCCCTGGTTCTCGCCAGCCAGCGGGAGTTCCCGCGCATCTTCCGCAATCAGCAGGAGGGCGTCTGGGAAACCCGGTCGACCGCGAGCCTGGCGGACTGCCGCGTCCTGATGGTGGGGTACGGCGGAGTGGGCAAGGCGATTGAACGGCGGCTCATCCCATTCGAAACCAGCGTCACGCGGGTGGCAAGCCGGGCGCGGACGGATGAGGGCGGTGCCGTGCACGGCATTGCCGAGCTGCCCGGGCTTCTGCCAAACCACGACATTGTGGTGGTGGCCGTTCCGTTCAGCGACTCCACCCGGCACCTGATCGATGACGCGTTCCTTGCGGCGATGCCCGATGGCGCACTGCTGGTGAACGTGGCCCGTGGCCCGGTGGCCGATACCGAGGCCTTGGTCCGCCATGCAGCTGCAGGTCGGATCCGGGCCGCGCTGGACGTCACGGACCCGGAACCGCTGCCGCGCGACCACCCGCTCTGGAAGGCGCCCGGCGTGATCATCACCCCGCACGTGGGCGGGGCGAGCTCGGCGATGCGCCCGCGCATGGGCCGGCTCCTGCAGCGACAGATCGAGCTCATGCTGGCCGGGGAACCGCCGGCGAACGTGGTCCTCGGCGGCTGA
- a CDS encoding GNAT family N-acetyltransferase: protein MTAQETGRKSVEGAVSVRPLREADLDRADEIVRLAFGTFLGVPDPFGTADYVRTRFAADPHAAFAATVDGELVGSNFAANWGSVGFFGPLTVRPDLWDHGVGKSLMEPIMECFESWGNSHLGLFTFSHSPKHLELYRRYGFWPRFLTAVMRKQVAARDAVPAKVTFGGLSDAERPDYLSACRALTDAVYAGLDLKREILAAHVQGLGDTVLLPGESGLDGLAVCHCGPGSEAGTDVCFIKFGAVRPGQQAGDRFERLLDACEQLAAERGLGQLEAGMNLGRPDAYQRMVARGFRTGLQGVTMHRPNDPGYSHPNAYVIDDWR from the coding sequence ATGACCGCACAGGAAACCGGGCGAAAGAGTGTCGAGGGCGCAGTATCGGTCCGGCCGCTGCGCGAGGCGGACCTCGATCGCGCAGACGAGATAGTCAGGCTGGCGTTCGGGACGTTTCTCGGCGTCCCCGATCCGTTCGGAACGGCCGATTATGTCCGTACTCGCTTCGCCGCCGATCCGCACGCCGCCTTCGCCGCAACAGTCGATGGCGAGCTCGTAGGATCAAACTTTGCCGCAAATTGGGGCAGCGTCGGGTTCTTCGGACCGTTGACCGTGCGCCCGGACTTGTGGGACCACGGCGTCGGCAAGAGCCTGATGGAGCCGATCATGGAGTGCTTCGAGAGCTGGGGGAACAGCCACCTCGGCCTGTTCACCTTCTCGCACAGTCCTAAACACCTTGAGCTCTACCGCCGGTACGGCTTCTGGCCCCGATTCCTGACCGCCGTCATGCGTAAGCAGGTGGCGGCCCGTGACGCGGTGCCCGCAAAGGTGACGTTTGGAGGGCTGTCCGACGCCGAGCGGCCCGACTATCTCAGTGCCTGTCGTGCCCTCACTGACGCCGTGTACGCGGGTCTGGACCTAAAACGCGAGATCCTCGCCGCGCACGTGCAGGGACTCGGTGACACTGTGCTGTTGCCGGGCGAGTCGGGGCTCGACGGGCTGGCCGTGTGTCATTGCGGACCGGGCTCGGAGGCCGGGACAGATGTGTGCTTCATCAAGTTCGGCGCCGTACGCCCCGGCCAGCAGGCGGGTGACAGATTCGAACGACTACTCGACGCCTGCGAGCAACTGGCCGCCGAGCGCGGACTGGGTCAGCTCGAAGCCGGGATGAACCTGGGCCGCCCGGACGCCTATCAGCGCATGGTCGCCCGCGGTTTCCGTACCGGGTTGCAGGGTGTGACCATGCACCGGCCCAATGATCCCGGATACAGCCACCCCAACGCCTACGTGATCGATGACTGGCGCTGA
- a CDS encoding multicopper oxidase domain-containing protein: MSPLDLHINDGYLPMVDGSRVYHRGFGDRQTLLRDPAPSLAVSPRVFLRNGTVAASRTYPLNAAVPPLGRPAPAAKDPASPGEFLIRRAHWASFFPDRTLIAETGSTISVRVTNHLAQEHSLQFLNAGPNNGHVGTGAIRPGQARTLEFRAPKEGTYLYCDPGADPADPTADPVQRVLGLFGALLVVNPDSPWVPMPGGPEFERQWLWMLHNVDPVWAGIASRNGTVDPGRTPAYPRYFTLNGRSGFQSLAASTDEALNRVRDEDTLMSGSARRVDVRNFSQGATPGTVRAGQLMRFLNAGVVHHQLHFHGNHLWTVNRNGDMFPRSGGNVDPDGHVVLQQWEDVIEMHPLDRKDSVLPLKRPPEAIEEVWNARTEDWDYPMHCHAEPSQVARGGMYPGGLVGHWTVAAPGPDTGGHELFRSQVDFSSQQMHEGSPATEFRQKPDVAHEFKFFNRKMKFDDGGEFEMWTFESENSGRIFPAPLVRLVEGQLFQGTIKPGKRVHTVHWHGIEPDPRNDGVGHTSFEVSGSYTYQWRPERGSPGNPNVGAAGTYFYHCHVNTPLHVQMGMFGPLIIDPVPHPDFPVTRGARRAFVDGPEYDIDTETILVPYSLDPRWHQLNHAAGLSGDDAGLDKFEPRHFYLLGGELAPAPANEGPIFLTRIRARMAGGTFKPTLLRLLNANYFPANARFTDSGGKPVAMAELISHDGRPFRDTSSPTGPARPISATGPLRTASINFGAAERYDMLLHPPARGTYWLTVDLLDWITEGVLFSRRIPVVTA; encoded by the coding sequence ATGAGCCCGCTGGACCTCCACATCAACGACGGCTACCTGCCAATGGTGGATGGTTCCCGCGTCTACCACCGTGGGTTCGGCGACCGGCAGACCCTTCTCCGCGACCCCGCGCCCAGCCTCGCAGTGAGTCCGCGGGTGTTCCTGCGGAACGGAACGGTGGCGGCGAGCCGGACCTACCCGCTGAATGCGGCCGTCCCGCCACTGGGCCGCCCCGCGCCCGCGGCGAAGGACCCGGCCAGCCCCGGGGAATTCCTGATCCGCCGCGCGCACTGGGCCAGCTTCTTTCCGGACCGGACCCTTATCGCGGAGACCGGCAGCACCATCAGCGTCCGCGTGACCAACCACCTGGCCCAGGAACATTCCCTGCAGTTCCTGAATGCCGGTCCGAACAACGGCCATGTCGGTACAGGCGCGATCAGGCCGGGTCAAGCCAGGACGCTGGAATTCAGGGCCCCGAAGGAGGGCACCTACCTCTACTGTGACCCGGGCGCTGATCCGGCCGATCCGACCGCGGACCCCGTCCAGCGGGTCCTTGGCCTCTTCGGCGCCCTGCTGGTAGTCAATCCGGACTCGCCGTGGGTGCCCATGCCGGGCGGGCCCGAGTTCGAGCGGCAGTGGCTGTGGATGCTGCACAACGTCGACCCCGTCTGGGCAGGTATCGCCTCCCGCAATGGAACCGTAGACCCAGGCCGGACACCCGCATACCCGCGCTATTTCACGCTGAACGGCCGCAGCGGCTTCCAGTCGCTGGCCGCGTCCACCGATGAGGCCCTCAACCGTGTCCGCGACGAGGACACCCTGATGTCAGGCTCCGCCCGGCGCGTCGACGTCCGCAATTTCAGTCAGGGTGCGACCCCCGGCACCGTCAGGGCCGGCCAGCTCATGCGCTTCCTCAATGCCGGCGTGGTCCACCACCAGCTGCACTTCCACGGAAACCACCTCTGGACGGTCAACCGGAACGGGGACATGTTCCCCCGCTCCGGCGGCAACGTCGATCCCGATGGCCATGTGGTGCTCCAGCAATGGGAAGACGTTATTGAAATGCACCCACTGGACCGGAAGGATTCCGTTCTCCCGCTGAAGCGCCCCCCGGAAGCGATTGAAGAGGTGTGGAACGCCCGGACGGAGGACTGGGACTACCCGATGCACTGCCACGCTGAACCATCGCAGGTGGCACGCGGCGGAATGTATCCGGGCGGCCTGGTGGGGCACTGGACAGTCGCAGCCCCCGGACCGGACACGGGTGGTCACGAGCTGTTCCGCAGCCAGGTCGACTTCAGTTCCCAGCAGATGCACGAGGGAAGCCCCGCAACAGAGTTCCGCCAGAAGCCGGACGTGGCGCATGAATTCAAGTTTTTCAACCGCAAAATGAAATTCGACGACGGCGGCGAATTTGAGATGTGGACGTTCGAATCCGAGAACTCCGGGCGAATCTTCCCGGCGCCCCTGGTCCGCCTCGTCGAGGGCCAGCTCTTCCAGGGCACCATAAAACCCGGCAAGAGGGTCCATACGGTCCACTGGCACGGCATCGAACCGGACCCGCGCAACGACGGCGTGGGCCACACCTCGTTCGAAGTCTCCGGCTCCTACACGTACCAGTGGCGCCCCGAGCGCGGATCTCCCGGGAATCCGAACGTGGGGGCGGCCGGAACGTACTTCTACCACTGCCACGTCAACACCCCGCTGCACGTCCAGATGGGAATGTTCGGCCCGCTCATCATTGACCCGGTGCCACACCCGGATTTCCCGGTGACCCGCGGGGCACGGAGGGCGTTTGTGGACGGGCCGGAGTACGACATAGATACCGAAACGATCCTCGTCCCCTACTCGTTGGACCCGCGCTGGCACCAGCTCAACCACGCCGCCGGGCTCTCCGGCGACGACGCCGGCCTGGACAAATTTGAGCCCAGACACTTCTACCTGCTGGGCGGCGAACTTGCCCCGGCACCGGCCAATGAGGGCCCGATTTTCCTCACCAGAATCCGCGCCCGGATGGCCGGGGGCACCTTCAAGCCCACGCTGCTCCGCCTGCTCAACGCCAACTACTTCCCCGCGAACGCGCGCTTCACCGACTCCGGCGGCAAGCCTGTCGCCATGGCCGAACTTATATCGCACGACGGACGGCCGTTCCGGGACACCTCAAGCCCAACCGGACCGGCCCGGCCGATTTCCGCCACCGGCCCCCTCCGGACGGCCAGCATCAACTTCGGTGCGGCCGAACGCTACGACATGCTCCTGCACCCGCCAGCCCGCGGAACGTATTGGCTTACCGTGGACCTGCTCGACTGGATCACCGAAGGAGTCCTTTTCTCCCGAAGAATCCCGGTGGTCACCGCCTAA
- a CDS encoding GAF domain-containing protein: MTQEISSDNGQMADAAVWEIRFDSPDIDTFLHEAISEFVDDLGPPGRSISWAITLLRAEGSITLAAGSAASEAVDRLQSAFDDGPSRAAVRTGEFVLIPDMGRERRWPGYASMALGLEIRSGLAVPLVPADMFRAAFNLYAPQAHVFTSADITAAVTFVRHASWTLRLAQQAGRRDQRSEELSSAQLCRALAPLALRALVLEYGFSVEESLEYLRRAAGNLPQPKDQVQVVPVAMWDSDQAILDPREGSNLQAAGSTKPRTRSRRRPAPEKTA; the protein is encoded by the coding sequence GTGACCCAGGAAATCTCATCCGACAACGGACAGATGGCTGACGCCGCCGTCTGGGAGATACGTTTCGACAGTCCGGACATCGATACGTTCCTTCACGAGGCAATCAGTGAGTTCGTCGACGATCTCGGCCCCCCGGGCAGGAGCATCAGTTGGGCGATTACGCTCCTTCGGGCAGAAGGGAGCATCACGCTGGCCGCCGGCAGTGCTGCCTCGGAAGCCGTCGATCGGTTGCAGTCCGCGTTCGACGACGGTCCCTCCCGCGCCGCGGTCCGCACTGGGGAGTTCGTCCTCATTCCGGATATGGGCAGGGAGCGCCGTTGGCCCGGGTACGCCAGTATGGCTCTCGGCCTGGAGATCCGGTCCGGCTTGGCCGTCCCCCTCGTCCCTGCAGATATGTTCCGCGCGGCATTCAACTTATATGCTCCACAGGCCCATGTCTTCACAAGTGCCGACATCACAGCAGCGGTCACGTTCGTCCGTCATGCCTCCTGGACCCTGCGCCTGGCACAGCAAGCGGGACGGCGGGACCAGCGCAGTGAGGAGCTCTCCTCGGCCCAGTTGTGCCGGGCCCTGGCCCCGCTGGCGCTACGGGCGCTCGTGCTGGAATACGGTTTCAGTGTGGAGGAGTCCCTGGAGTATCTGCGCCGCGCCGCCGGCAACCTTCCGCAGCCCAAAGATCAGGTCCAGGTGGTCCCGGTAGCCATGTGGGACTCCGACCAGGCCATCCTGGACCCGCGGGAGGGATCCAACCTCCAGGCTGCGGGGTCGACCAAGCCGCGGACGCGCAGCCGGAGGCGCCCCGCACCCGAGAAGACGGCCTGA
- a CDS encoding flavin reductase family protein produces MTEPFDLSPTKLRSILGHFATGLTVITATTADGPAGFTCQSFSSLSLEPALVTFSPARTSSTWPLLRAAGRFTVNILPEEHQHLAAQFARSGTDKFAGVEHSPSPLGNPVLDQALAWVDCELHQEYDGGDHTIVVAAVRALSARAGAEPLLFFKGEYVGVRSRAGALQGVA; encoded by the coding sequence ATGACGGAACCATTTGATCTCAGCCCCACGAAACTTCGCTCCATCCTGGGACATTTCGCTACCGGCTTGACGGTGATAACGGCGACGACGGCGGACGGGCCGGCCGGGTTCACCTGCCAGTCCTTCTCGTCCCTGTCACTGGAGCCCGCCCTCGTCACGTTCAGCCCGGCACGGACCTCCAGCACCTGGCCGCTGCTGCGTGCGGCCGGCCGGTTCACGGTGAACATCCTGCCCGAGGAACACCAGCACCTGGCTGCCCAGTTCGCCCGCTCAGGTACCGACAAGTTCGCCGGCGTCGAGCATTCTCCGTCGCCCCTCGGCAACCCCGTCCTGGACCAGGCGCTCGCGTGGGTGGACTGCGAACTGCATCAGGAGTACGACGGCGGCGACCACACCATTGTTGTTGCGGCGGTCCGCGCCCTCAGCGCCCGGGCCGGCGCCGAACCGCTGCTTTTCTTCAAGGGTGAATACGTCGGCGTCCGGTCCCGGGCCGGTGCCCTGCAGGGCGTGGCATGA
- a CDS encoding ArsR/SmtB family transcription factor yields the protein MANVFFVLDALEIAAEPNRRRLLHLLASHEQAVGELAAHFTVSRSAVSQHLLLLEQAGLVSARKEGRNRYYRLDPAGMGRLRELVEQFWTYELDLLASDAAALAARRSGPPQHHKTNSDAPPQDKGPLS from the coding sequence GTGGCTAACGTATTCTTTGTGCTGGATGCCTTGGAGATTGCTGCGGAGCCGAACCGGCGACGGCTCCTGCATCTGCTGGCCAGCCATGAACAGGCCGTCGGGGAGCTGGCCGCGCACTTTACGGTGAGCCGCTCCGCGGTGTCCCAGCACTTGCTGTTGCTGGAGCAGGCCGGCTTGGTGTCGGCCCGCAAAGAGGGCCGCAACAGGTACTACCGGCTCGATCCGGCGGGCATGGGCCGGCTCCGGGAACTGGTCGAACAATTCTGGACCTACGAGCTGGACCTGCTGGCCTCGGATGCCGCTGCACTTGCCGCGCGGCGCTCCGGACCTCCGCAACATCACAAGACCAATTCAGATGCCCCGCCCCAAGACAAAGGACCACTCTCATGA
- a CDS encoding 5'-3' exonuclease translates to MADRLMLLDTASLYFRAFYGLPDTIRRPDGTPVNAVRGLLDMIARLTTDYEATHLVACWDDDWRPQWRVDLLPTYKSHRVAEVVAGAPDVEVVPDALEAQLPMIRRVLDLAGIAVVGAADHEADDVIGTYASHAELPVDVVTGDRDLFQVIDDARQVRVIYTARGMKNLEVVTDVVIVGKYRVLPEQYADYATLRGDTSDGLPGVAGIGEKTAASLLGEYGTLDGLLEAAADAGGGLSASVRSKLAAAADYLAAAPTVVKIVRDLELPTLEEAGAQLHPVTGDARAELERLGTEWNLGGSVRRLLEALDRRH, encoded by the coding sequence ATGGCCGACCGACTAATGCTGCTCGACACCGCCTCGCTTTACTTCCGCGCTTTCTACGGCTTGCCCGACACGATCCGTCGCCCGGACGGCACGCCGGTGAACGCTGTCCGCGGCCTGCTCGACATGATCGCCCGGCTCACGACCGATTACGAGGCGACGCATCTCGTGGCGTGCTGGGACGACGACTGGCGCCCGCAGTGGCGGGTAGACCTCCTCCCGACCTATAAGTCGCATCGGGTCGCGGAGGTGGTGGCGGGCGCCCCCGACGTGGAGGTCGTGCCGGACGCGCTCGAGGCGCAGCTGCCGATGATCCGCCGGGTGCTCGACCTCGCCGGCATCGCCGTCGTGGGGGCCGCCGACCATGAGGCCGACGACGTCATTGGCACCTACGCCAGCCACGCGGAGCTTCCGGTCGATGTGGTCACCGGCGACCGCGATCTGTTCCAGGTTATCGACGACGCCCGTCAGGTGCGGGTGATCTACACCGCCCGCGGCATGAAGAACCTCGAAGTGGTGACCGACGTCGTAATCGTCGGGAAGTACCGCGTGTTGCCCGAGCAGTACGCCGATTACGCGACGCTCCGCGGCGACACCTCGGACGGCCTGCCGGGCGTGGCCGGCATCGGTGAGAAGACCGCCGCGTCGTTGCTCGGGGAGTACGGCACCCTCGACGGTCTGCTCGAAGCGGCGGCGGATGCGGGAGGCGGGCTGTCCGCGTCCGTGCGGTCGAAGCTCGCCGCGGCCGCCGATTACCTCGCCGCCGCGCCAACCGTCGTAAAAATCGTGCGGGACTTGGAGCTGCCGACGCTCGAGGAGGCCGGTGCCCAGCTGCACCCCGTCACCGGCGATGCGCGTGCCGAACTGGAACGGCTCGGCACCGAGTGGAACCTCGGCGGATCGGTCCGGCGACTCCTCGAAGCCCTCGATCGGCGGCACTGA